In one window of Acanthochromis polyacanthus isolate Apoly-LR-REF ecotype Palm Island chromosome 8, KAUST_Apoly_ChrSc, whole genome shotgun sequence DNA:
- the mef2aa gene encoding myocyte enhancer factor 2aa isoform X1, translated as MGRKKIQITRIMDERNRQVTFTKRKFGLMKKAYELSVLCDCEIALIIFNSSNKLFQYASTDMDKVLLKYTEYNEPHESRTNSDIVEALNKKEHRGCDSPDPDASYVLTPHTEEKYKKINEEFDNMMRNHKIPTALPQQNFSMHVAVPVSNPNAMYQAGGTLGSQALAAATASLSESGMLSPPQASLHRNVGSSGGSQRPTSAGSAGGMLDTTDLSVPSGAGSSPAGNGFVNPRGSPGLLSTPSGNGLGKVMPTKSPPPPGGNMGMGSRKPDLRVVIPPSSKGMMPPLSEEEEMDLSTQRISSSQSTQPLATPVVSVTTPSLPPQGLVYSGMPTSYNPAEYSLSSAEISSLQGFSSPGLSLGSMSAWQQHQLGQAALNSLVGGGHLPQGSNLSISTSQSINIKSEPISPPRERVTPSGFPLQQPQQGSSRQEVLGRSPADSLSSSCSSYDGSDREDHRPDFHSPLGLGRPPAGSEDRESPSVKRLRMDTWVT; from the exons ATGGGGCGGAAGAAGATACAGATCACCAGGATCATGGATGAGAGGAACAGACAG gTTACCTTCACAAAGAGGAAGTTTGGCTTGATGAAAAAGGCCTATGAGCTGAGCGTACTATGTGACTGTGAGATAGCCCTCATCATTTTCAACAGCTCTAACAAACTGTTCCAGTACGCCAGCACAGACATGGACAAAGTGTTGCTGAAATACACAGAGTACAACGAGCCCCACGAGAGCAGAACCAACTCTGACATTGTAGAG GCGCTAAACAAGAAAGAACACAGAGGTTGTGATAGCCCGGACCCCGATGCCTCATATGTCCTCACTCCTCACACAGaagaaaagtataaaaaaattaatgagGAGTTTGATaatatgatgagaaatcatAAAATC CCCACAGCATTGCCTCAGCAGAACTTCTCCATGCATGTGGCAGTGCCTGTATCCAACCCTAATGCCATGTACCAGGCAGGAGGGACTCTGGGCAGCCAGGCCCTGGCAGCAGCCACGGCCTCTCTGAGCGAGAGCGGGATGCTGTCCCCTCCACAGGCCTCTCTGCACAGGAATGTTGGTTCCAGCGGAGGTTCCCAGAGGCCAACCAGTGCAGGCAGTGCAG GTGGCATGCTGGATACTACAGACCTTTCAGTGCCAAGTGGTGCGGGCTCCAGCCCAGCGG GGAATGGTTTTGTTAACCCCAGGGGCTCACCGGGCCTCCTCAGCACACCCAGCGGCAATGGCCTGGGTAAAGTCATGCCCACCAAGTCTCCGCCACCCCCTGGAGGGAACATGGGAATGGGAAGCCGCAAGCCAGACCTAAGGGTTGTTATTCCTCCATCAAGCAAAGGAATGATGCCCCCACTG tcggaggaggaggaaatggaTTTG AGCACCCAGAGGATAAGCAGTTCCCAGTCCACCCAGCCGCTGGCCACTCCAGTAGTGTCTGTCACCACCCCCAGTTTACCCCCACAGGGTCTGGTCTACTCAGGCATGCCCACCTCCTACAATCCTGCTG agtACTCCCTGAGCAGTGCAGAGATCTCTTCCCTACAGGGCTTCAGCTCTCCTGGGCTCTCACTGGGCTCCATGTCGGCATGGCAACAGCATCAACTGGGCCAGGCAGCTCTTAATTCTTTGGT TGGTGGAGGTCACCTACCTCAGGGCTCCAACCTATCCATCAGCACCAGCCAGAGCATAAATATCAAGTCCGAGCCCATCTCACCACCACGGGAGCGCGTCACCCCATCTGGCTTCCCTCTGCAACAGCCGCAGCAAGGGTCCAGCCGACAGGAAGTTCTGGGACGTTCACCTGCCGACAGCCTCAGCTCGTCTTGTAGCTCATACGACGGCAGCGATCGCGAGGACCACCGGCCAGACTTCCACTCCCCGCTGGGACTGGGCAGACCCCCTGCTGGCTCTGAGGATAGGGAGAGCCCGTCAGTCAAGCGCTTGCGCATGGACACATGGGTGACATAA
- the mef2aa gene encoding myocyte enhancer factor 2aa isoform X3 translates to MGRKKIQITRIMDERNRQVTFTKRKFGLMKKAYELSVLCDCEIALIIFNSSNKLFQYASTDMDKVLLKYTEYNEPHESRTNSDIVEALNKKEHRGCDSPDPDASYVLTPHTEEKYKKINEEFDNMMRNHKIPTALPQQNFSMHVAVPVSNPNAMYQAGGTLGSQALAAATASLSESGMLSPPQASLHRNVGSSGGSQRPTSAGSAGGMLDTTDLSVPSGAGSSPAGNGFVNPRGSPGLLSTPSGNGLGKVMPTKSPPPPGGNMGMGSRKPDLRVVIPPSSKGMMPPLSTQRISSSQSTQPLATPVVSVTTPSLPPQGLVYSGMPTSYNPAEYSLSSAEISSLQGFSSPGLSLGSMSAWQQHQLGQAALNSLVGGGHLPQGSNLSISTSQSINIKSEPISPPRERVTPSGFPLQQPQQGSSRQEVLGRSPADSLSSSCSSYDGSDREDHRPDFHSPLGLGRPPAGSEDRESPSVKRLRMDTWVT, encoded by the exons ATGGGGCGGAAGAAGATACAGATCACCAGGATCATGGATGAGAGGAACAGACAG gTTACCTTCACAAAGAGGAAGTTTGGCTTGATGAAAAAGGCCTATGAGCTGAGCGTACTATGTGACTGTGAGATAGCCCTCATCATTTTCAACAGCTCTAACAAACTGTTCCAGTACGCCAGCACAGACATGGACAAAGTGTTGCTGAAATACACAGAGTACAACGAGCCCCACGAGAGCAGAACCAACTCTGACATTGTAGAG GCGCTAAACAAGAAAGAACACAGAGGTTGTGATAGCCCGGACCCCGATGCCTCATATGTCCTCACTCCTCACACAGaagaaaagtataaaaaaattaatgagGAGTTTGATaatatgatgagaaatcatAAAATC CCCACAGCATTGCCTCAGCAGAACTTCTCCATGCATGTGGCAGTGCCTGTATCCAACCCTAATGCCATGTACCAGGCAGGAGGGACTCTGGGCAGCCAGGCCCTGGCAGCAGCCACGGCCTCTCTGAGCGAGAGCGGGATGCTGTCCCCTCCACAGGCCTCTCTGCACAGGAATGTTGGTTCCAGCGGAGGTTCCCAGAGGCCAACCAGTGCAGGCAGTGCAG GTGGCATGCTGGATACTACAGACCTTTCAGTGCCAAGTGGTGCGGGCTCCAGCCCAGCGG GGAATGGTTTTGTTAACCCCAGGGGCTCACCGGGCCTCCTCAGCACACCCAGCGGCAATGGCCTGGGTAAAGTCATGCCCACCAAGTCTCCGCCACCCCCTGGAGGGAACATGGGAATGGGAAGCCGCAAGCCAGACCTAAGGGTTGTTATTCCTCCATCAAGCAAAGGAATGATGCCCCCACTG AGCACCCAGAGGATAAGCAGTTCCCAGTCCACCCAGCCGCTGGCCACTCCAGTAGTGTCTGTCACCACCCCCAGTTTACCCCCACAGGGTCTGGTCTACTCAGGCATGCCCACCTCCTACAATCCTGCTG agtACTCCCTGAGCAGTGCAGAGATCTCTTCCCTACAGGGCTTCAGCTCTCCTGGGCTCTCACTGGGCTCCATGTCGGCATGGCAACAGCATCAACTGGGCCAGGCAGCTCTTAATTCTTTGGT TGGTGGAGGTCACCTACCTCAGGGCTCCAACCTATCCATCAGCACCAGCCAGAGCATAAATATCAAGTCCGAGCCCATCTCACCACCACGGGAGCGCGTCACCCCATCTGGCTTCCCTCTGCAACAGCCGCAGCAAGGGTCCAGCCGACAGGAAGTTCTGGGACGTTCACCTGCCGACAGCCTCAGCTCGTCTTGTAGCTCATACGACGGCAGCGATCGCGAGGACCACCGGCCAGACTTCCACTCCCCGCTGGGACTGGGCAGACCCCCTGCTGGCTCTGAGGATAGGGAGAGCCCGTCAGTCAAGCGCTTGCGCATGGACACATGGGTGACATAA
- the mef2aa gene encoding myocyte enhancer factor 2aa isoform X5: protein MGRKKIQITRIMDERNRQVTFTKRKFGLMKKAYELSVLCDCEIALIIFNSSNKLFQYASTDMDKVLLKYTEYNEPHESRTNSDIVEALNKKEHRGCDSPDPDASYVLTPHTEEKYKKINEEFDNMMRNHKIPTALPQQNFSMHVAVPVSNPNAMYQAGGTLGSQALAAATASLSESGMLSPPQASLHRNVGSSGGSQRPTSAGSAGNGFVNPRGSPGLLSTPSGNGLGKVMPTKSPPPPGGNMGMGSRKPDLRVVIPPSSKGMMPPLSEEEEMDLSTQRISSSQSTQPLATPVVSVTTPSLPPQGLVYSGMPTSYNPAEYSLSSAEISSLQGFSSPGLSLGSMSAWQQHQLGQAALNSLVGGGHLPQGSNLSISTSQSINIKSEPISPPRERVTPSGFPLQQPQQGSSRQEVLGRSPADSLSSSCSSYDGSDREDHRPDFHSPLGLGRPPAGSEDRESPSVKRLRMDTWVT from the exons ATGGGGCGGAAGAAGATACAGATCACCAGGATCATGGATGAGAGGAACAGACAG gTTACCTTCACAAAGAGGAAGTTTGGCTTGATGAAAAAGGCCTATGAGCTGAGCGTACTATGTGACTGTGAGATAGCCCTCATCATTTTCAACAGCTCTAACAAACTGTTCCAGTACGCCAGCACAGACATGGACAAAGTGTTGCTGAAATACACAGAGTACAACGAGCCCCACGAGAGCAGAACCAACTCTGACATTGTAGAG GCGCTAAACAAGAAAGAACACAGAGGTTGTGATAGCCCGGACCCCGATGCCTCATATGTCCTCACTCCTCACACAGaagaaaagtataaaaaaattaatgagGAGTTTGATaatatgatgagaaatcatAAAATC CCCACAGCATTGCCTCAGCAGAACTTCTCCATGCATGTGGCAGTGCCTGTATCCAACCCTAATGCCATGTACCAGGCAGGAGGGACTCTGGGCAGCCAGGCCCTGGCAGCAGCCACGGCCTCTCTGAGCGAGAGCGGGATGCTGTCCCCTCCACAGGCCTCTCTGCACAGGAATGTTGGTTCCAGCGGAGGTTCCCAGAGGCCAACCAGTGCAGGCAGTGCAG GGAATGGTTTTGTTAACCCCAGGGGCTCACCGGGCCTCCTCAGCACACCCAGCGGCAATGGCCTGGGTAAAGTCATGCCCACCAAGTCTCCGCCACCCCCTGGAGGGAACATGGGAATGGGAAGCCGCAAGCCAGACCTAAGGGTTGTTATTCCTCCATCAAGCAAAGGAATGATGCCCCCACTG tcggaggaggaggaaatggaTTTG AGCACCCAGAGGATAAGCAGTTCCCAGTCCACCCAGCCGCTGGCCACTCCAGTAGTGTCTGTCACCACCCCCAGTTTACCCCCACAGGGTCTGGTCTACTCAGGCATGCCCACCTCCTACAATCCTGCTG agtACTCCCTGAGCAGTGCAGAGATCTCTTCCCTACAGGGCTTCAGCTCTCCTGGGCTCTCACTGGGCTCCATGTCGGCATGGCAACAGCATCAACTGGGCCAGGCAGCTCTTAATTCTTTGGT TGGTGGAGGTCACCTACCTCAGGGCTCCAACCTATCCATCAGCACCAGCCAGAGCATAAATATCAAGTCCGAGCCCATCTCACCACCACGGGAGCGCGTCACCCCATCTGGCTTCCCTCTGCAACAGCCGCAGCAAGGGTCCAGCCGACAGGAAGTTCTGGGACGTTCACCTGCCGACAGCCTCAGCTCGTCTTGTAGCTCATACGACGGCAGCGATCGCGAGGACCACCGGCCAGACTTCCACTCCCCGCTGGGACTGGGCAGACCCCCTGCTGGCTCTGAGGATAGGGAGAGCCCGTCAGTCAAGCGCTTGCGCATGGACACATGGGTGACATAA
- the mef2aa gene encoding myocyte enhancer factor 2aa isoform X7, protein MGRKKIQITRIMDERNRQVTFTKRKFGLMKKAYELSVLCDCEIALIIFNSSNKLFQYASTDMDKVLLKYTEYNEPHESRTNSDIVEALNKKEHRGCDSPDPDASYVLTPHTEEKYKKINEEFDNMMRNHKIPTALPQQNFSMHVAVPVSNPNAMYQAGGTLGSQALAAATASLSESGMLSPPQASLHRNVGSSGGSQRPTSAGSAGNGFVNPRGSPGLLSTPSGNGLGKVMPTKSPPPPGGNMGMGSRKPDLRVVIPPSSKGMMPPLSTQRISSSQSTQPLATPVVSVTTPSLPPQGLVYSGMPTSYNPAEYSLSSAEISSLQGFSSPGLSLGSMSAWQQHQLGQAALNSLVGGGHLPQGSNLSISTSQSINIKSEPISPPRERVTPSGFPLQQPQQGSSRQEVLGRSPADSLSSSCSSYDGSDREDHRPDFHSPLGLGRPPAGSEDRESPSVKRLRMDTWVT, encoded by the exons ATGGGGCGGAAGAAGATACAGATCACCAGGATCATGGATGAGAGGAACAGACAG gTTACCTTCACAAAGAGGAAGTTTGGCTTGATGAAAAAGGCCTATGAGCTGAGCGTACTATGTGACTGTGAGATAGCCCTCATCATTTTCAACAGCTCTAACAAACTGTTCCAGTACGCCAGCACAGACATGGACAAAGTGTTGCTGAAATACACAGAGTACAACGAGCCCCACGAGAGCAGAACCAACTCTGACATTGTAGAG GCGCTAAACAAGAAAGAACACAGAGGTTGTGATAGCCCGGACCCCGATGCCTCATATGTCCTCACTCCTCACACAGaagaaaagtataaaaaaattaatgagGAGTTTGATaatatgatgagaaatcatAAAATC CCCACAGCATTGCCTCAGCAGAACTTCTCCATGCATGTGGCAGTGCCTGTATCCAACCCTAATGCCATGTACCAGGCAGGAGGGACTCTGGGCAGCCAGGCCCTGGCAGCAGCCACGGCCTCTCTGAGCGAGAGCGGGATGCTGTCCCCTCCACAGGCCTCTCTGCACAGGAATGTTGGTTCCAGCGGAGGTTCCCAGAGGCCAACCAGTGCAGGCAGTGCAG GGAATGGTTTTGTTAACCCCAGGGGCTCACCGGGCCTCCTCAGCACACCCAGCGGCAATGGCCTGGGTAAAGTCATGCCCACCAAGTCTCCGCCACCCCCTGGAGGGAACATGGGAATGGGAAGCCGCAAGCCAGACCTAAGGGTTGTTATTCCTCCATCAAGCAAAGGAATGATGCCCCCACTG AGCACCCAGAGGATAAGCAGTTCCCAGTCCACCCAGCCGCTGGCCACTCCAGTAGTGTCTGTCACCACCCCCAGTTTACCCCCACAGGGTCTGGTCTACTCAGGCATGCCCACCTCCTACAATCCTGCTG agtACTCCCTGAGCAGTGCAGAGATCTCTTCCCTACAGGGCTTCAGCTCTCCTGGGCTCTCACTGGGCTCCATGTCGGCATGGCAACAGCATCAACTGGGCCAGGCAGCTCTTAATTCTTTGGT TGGTGGAGGTCACCTACCTCAGGGCTCCAACCTATCCATCAGCACCAGCCAGAGCATAAATATCAAGTCCGAGCCCATCTCACCACCACGGGAGCGCGTCACCCCATCTGGCTTCCCTCTGCAACAGCCGCAGCAAGGGTCCAGCCGACAGGAAGTTCTGGGACGTTCACCTGCCGACAGCCTCAGCTCGTCTTGTAGCTCATACGACGGCAGCGATCGCGAGGACCACCGGCCAGACTTCCACTCCCCGCTGGGACTGGGCAGACCCCCTGCTGGCTCTGAGGATAGGGAGAGCCCGTCAGTCAAGCGCTTGCGCATGGACACATGGGTGACATAA
- the mef2aa gene encoding myocyte enhancer factor 2aa isoform X2, whose protein sequence is MGRKKIQITRIMDERNRQVTFTKRKFGLMKKAYELSVLCDCEIALIIFNSSNKLFQYASTDMDKVLLKYTEYNEPHESRTNSDIVEKLRNKGHNDCASPDPDDCFGHSPLMDDHFGKLSEDSDLMYKRCGPTALPQQNFSMHVAVPVSNPNAMYQAGGTLGSQALAAATASLSESGMLSPPQASLHRNVGSSGGSQRPTSAGSAGGMLDTTDLSVPSGAGSSPAGNGFVNPRGSPGLLSTPSGNGLGKVMPTKSPPPPGGNMGMGSRKPDLRVVIPPSSKGMMPPLSEEEEMDLSTQRISSSQSTQPLATPVVSVTTPSLPPQGLVYSGMPTSYNPAEYSLSSAEISSLQGFSSPGLSLGSMSAWQQHQLGQAALNSLVGGGHLPQGSNLSISTSQSINIKSEPISPPRERVTPSGFPLQQPQQGSSRQEVLGRSPADSLSSSCSSYDGSDREDHRPDFHSPLGLGRPPAGSEDRESPSVKRLRMDTWVT, encoded by the exons ATGGGGCGGAAGAAGATACAGATCACCAGGATCATGGATGAGAGGAACAGACAG gTTACCTTCACAAAGAGGAAGTTTGGCTTGATGAAAAAGGCCTATGAGCTGAGCGTACTATGTGACTGTGAGATAGCCCTCATCATTTTCAACAGCTCTAACAAACTGTTCCAGTACGCCAGCACAGACATGGACAAAGTGTTGCTGAAATACACAGAGTACAACGAGCCCCACGAGAGCAGAACCAACTCTGACATTGTAGAG AAATTGAGAAACAAAGGCCATAATGACTGTGCTAGTCCTGATCCCGATGACTGTTTTGGGCACAGCCCCCTCATGGACGACCATTTCGGCAAACTAAGCGAAGACAGTGATTTAATGTACAAGCGCTGTGGT CCCACAGCATTGCCTCAGCAGAACTTCTCCATGCATGTGGCAGTGCCTGTATCCAACCCTAATGCCATGTACCAGGCAGGAGGGACTCTGGGCAGCCAGGCCCTGGCAGCAGCCACGGCCTCTCTGAGCGAGAGCGGGATGCTGTCCCCTCCACAGGCCTCTCTGCACAGGAATGTTGGTTCCAGCGGAGGTTCCCAGAGGCCAACCAGTGCAGGCAGTGCAG GTGGCATGCTGGATACTACAGACCTTTCAGTGCCAAGTGGTGCGGGCTCCAGCCCAGCGG GGAATGGTTTTGTTAACCCCAGGGGCTCACCGGGCCTCCTCAGCACACCCAGCGGCAATGGCCTGGGTAAAGTCATGCCCACCAAGTCTCCGCCACCCCCTGGAGGGAACATGGGAATGGGAAGCCGCAAGCCAGACCTAAGGGTTGTTATTCCTCCATCAAGCAAAGGAATGATGCCCCCACTG tcggaggaggaggaaatggaTTTG AGCACCCAGAGGATAAGCAGTTCCCAGTCCACCCAGCCGCTGGCCACTCCAGTAGTGTCTGTCACCACCCCCAGTTTACCCCCACAGGGTCTGGTCTACTCAGGCATGCCCACCTCCTACAATCCTGCTG agtACTCCCTGAGCAGTGCAGAGATCTCTTCCCTACAGGGCTTCAGCTCTCCTGGGCTCTCACTGGGCTCCATGTCGGCATGGCAACAGCATCAACTGGGCCAGGCAGCTCTTAATTCTTTGGT TGGTGGAGGTCACCTACCTCAGGGCTCCAACCTATCCATCAGCACCAGCCAGAGCATAAATATCAAGTCCGAGCCCATCTCACCACCACGGGAGCGCGTCACCCCATCTGGCTTCCCTCTGCAACAGCCGCAGCAAGGGTCCAGCCGACAGGAAGTTCTGGGACGTTCACCTGCCGACAGCCTCAGCTCGTCTTGTAGCTCATACGACGGCAGCGATCGCGAGGACCACCGGCCAGACTTCCACTCCCCGCTGGGACTGGGCAGACCCCCTGCTGGCTCTGAGGATAGGGAGAGCCCGTCAGTCAAGCGCTTGCGCATGGACACATGGGTGACATAA
- the mef2aa gene encoding myocyte enhancer factor 2aa isoform X4: MGRKKIQITRIMDERNRQVTFTKRKFGLMKKAYELSVLCDCEIALIIFNSSNKLFQYASTDMDKVLLKYTEYNEPHESRTNSDIVEKLRNKGHNDCASPDPDDCFGHSPLMDDHFGKLSEDSDLMYKRCGPTALPQQNFSMHVAVPVSNPNAMYQAGGTLGSQALAAATASLSESGMLSPPQASLHRNVGSSGGSQRPTSAGSAGGMLDTTDLSVPSGAGSSPAGNGFVNPRGSPGLLSTPSGNGLGKVMPTKSPPPPGGNMGMGSRKPDLRVVIPPSSKGMMPPLSTQRISSSQSTQPLATPVVSVTTPSLPPQGLVYSGMPTSYNPAEYSLSSAEISSLQGFSSPGLSLGSMSAWQQHQLGQAALNSLVGGGHLPQGSNLSISTSQSINIKSEPISPPRERVTPSGFPLQQPQQGSSRQEVLGRSPADSLSSSCSSYDGSDREDHRPDFHSPLGLGRPPAGSEDRESPSVKRLRMDTWVT, translated from the exons ATGGGGCGGAAGAAGATACAGATCACCAGGATCATGGATGAGAGGAACAGACAG gTTACCTTCACAAAGAGGAAGTTTGGCTTGATGAAAAAGGCCTATGAGCTGAGCGTACTATGTGACTGTGAGATAGCCCTCATCATTTTCAACAGCTCTAACAAACTGTTCCAGTACGCCAGCACAGACATGGACAAAGTGTTGCTGAAATACACAGAGTACAACGAGCCCCACGAGAGCAGAACCAACTCTGACATTGTAGAG AAATTGAGAAACAAAGGCCATAATGACTGTGCTAGTCCTGATCCCGATGACTGTTTTGGGCACAGCCCCCTCATGGACGACCATTTCGGCAAACTAAGCGAAGACAGTGATTTAATGTACAAGCGCTGTGGT CCCACAGCATTGCCTCAGCAGAACTTCTCCATGCATGTGGCAGTGCCTGTATCCAACCCTAATGCCATGTACCAGGCAGGAGGGACTCTGGGCAGCCAGGCCCTGGCAGCAGCCACGGCCTCTCTGAGCGAGAGCGGGATGCTGTCCCCTCCACAGGCCTCTCTGCACAGGAATGTTGGTTCCAGCGGAGGTTCCCAGAGGCCAACCAGTGCAGGCAGTGCAG GTGGCATGCTGGATACTACAGACCTTTCAGTGCCAAGTGGTGCGGGCTCCAGCCCAGCGG GGAATGGTTTTGTTAACCCCAGGGGCTCACCGGGCCTCCTCAGCACACCCAGCGGCAATGGCCTGGGTAAAGTCATGCCCACCAAGTCTCCGCCACCCCCTGGAGGGAACATGGGAATGGGAAGCCGCAAGCCAGACCTAAGGGTTGTTATTCCTCCATCAAGCAAAGGAATGATGCCCCCACTG AGCACCCAGAGGATAAGCAGTTCCCAGTCCACCCAGCCGCTGGCCACTCCAGTAGTGTCTGTCACCACCCCCAGTTTACCCCCACAGGGTCTGGTCTACTCAGGCATGCCCACCTCCTACAATCCTGCTG agtACTCCCTGAGCAGTGCAGAGATCTCTTCCCTACAGGGCTTCAGCTCTCCTGGGCTCTCACTGGGCTCCATGTCGGCATGGCAACAGCATCAACTGGGCCAGGCAGCTCTTAATTCTTTGGT TGGTGGAGGTCACCTACCTCAGGGCTCCAACCTATCCATCAGCACCAGCCAGAGCATAAATATCAAGTCCGAGCCCATCTCACCACCACGGGAGCGCGTCACCCCATCTGGCTTCCCTCTGCAACAGCCGCAGCAAGGGTCCAGCCGACAGGAAGTTCTGGGACGTTCACCTGCCGACAGCCTCAGCTCGTCTTGTAGCTCATACGACGGCAGCGATCGCGAGGACCACCGGCCAGACTTCCACTCCCCGCTGGGACTGGGCAGACCCCCTGCTGGCTCTGAGGATAGGGAGAGCCCGTCAGTCAAGCGCTTGCGCATGGACACATGGGTGACATAA
- the mef2aa gene encoding myocyte enhancer factor 2aa isoform X6 has protein sequence MGRKKIQITRIMDERNRQVTFTKRKFGLMKKAYELSVLCDCEIALIIFNSSNKLFQYASTDMDKVLLKYTEYNEPHESRTNSDIVEKLRNKGHNDCASPDPDDCFGHSPLMDDHFGKLSEDSDLMYKRCGPTALPQQNFSMHVAVPVSNPNAMYQAGGTLGSQALAAATASLSESGMLSPPQASLHRNVGSSGGSQRPTSAGSAGNGFVNPRGSPGLLSTPSGNGLGKVMPTKSPPPPGGNMGMGSRKPDLRVVIPPSSKGMMPPLSEEEEMDLSTQRISSSQSTQPLATPVVSVTTPSLPPQGLVYSGMPTSYNPAEYSLSSAEISSLQGFSSPGLSLGSMSAWQQHQLGQAALNSLVGGGHLPQGSNLSISTSQSINIKSEPISPPRERVTPSGFPLQQPQQGSSRQEVLGRSPADSLSSSCSSYDGSDREDHRPDFHSPLGLGRPPAGSEDRESPSVKRLRMDTWVT, from the exons ATGGGGCGGAAGAAGATACAGATCACCAGGATCATGGATGAGAGGAACAGACAG gTTACCTTCACAAAGAGGAAGTTTGGCTTGATGAAAAAGGCCTATGAGCTGAGCGTACTATGTGACTGTGAGATAGCCCTCATCATTTTCAACAGCTCTAACAAACTGTTCCAGTACGCCAGCACAGACATGGACAAAGTGTTGCTGAAATACACAGAGTACAACGAGCCCCACGAGAGCAGAACCAACTCTGACATTGTAGAG AAATTGAGAAACAAAGGCCATAATGACTGTGCTAGTCCTGATCCCGATGACTGTTTTGGGCACAGCCCCCTCATGGACGACCATTTCGGCAAACTAAGCGAAGACAGTGATTTAATGTACAAGCGCTGTGGT CCCACAGCATTGCCTCAGCAGAACTTCTCCATGCATGTGGCAGTGCCTGTATCCAACCCTAATGCCATGTACCAGGCAGGAGGGACTCTGGGCAGCCAGGCCCTGGCAGCAGCCACGGCCTCTCTGAGCGAGAGCGGGATGCTGTCCCCTCCACAGGCCTCTCTGCACAGGAATGTTGGTTCCAGCGGAGGTTCCCAGAGGCCAACCAGTGCAGGCAGTGCAG GGAATGGTTTTGTTAACCCCAGGGGCTCACCGGGCCTCCTCAGCACACCCAGCGGCAATGGCCTGGGTAAAGTCATGCCCACCAAGTCTCCGCCACCCCCTGGAGGGAACATGGGAATGGGAAGCCGCAAGCCAGACCTAAGGGTTGTTATTCCTCCATCAAGCAAAGGAATGATGCCCCCACTG tcggaggaggaggaaatggaTTTG AGCACCCAGAGGATAAGCAGTTCCCAGTCCACCCAGCCGCTGGCCACTCCAGTAGTGTCTGTCACCACCCCCAGTTTACCCCCACAGGGTCTGGTCTACTCAGGCATGCCCACCTCCTACAATCCTGCTG agtACTCCCTGAGCAGTGCAGAGATCTCTTCCCTACAGGGCTTCAGCTCTCCTGGGCTCTCACTGGGCTCCATGTCGGCATGGCAACAGCATCAACTGGGCCAGGCAGCTCTTAATTCTTTGGT TGGTGGAGGTCACCTACCTCAGGGCTCCAACCTATCCATCAGCACCAGCCAGAGCATAAATATCAAGTCCGAGCCCATCTCACCACCACGGGAGCGCGTCACCCCATCTGGCTTCCCTCTGCAACAGCCGCAGCAAGGGTCCAGCCGACAGGAAGTTCTGGGACGTTCACCTGCCGACAGCCTCAGCTCGTCTTGTAGCTCATACGACGGCAGCGATCGCGAGGACCACCGGCCAGACTTCCACTCCCCGCTGGGACTGGGCAGACCCCCTGCTGGCTCTGAGGATAGGGAGAGCCCGTCAGTCAAGCGCTTGCGCATGGACACATGGGTGACATAA